Genomic segment of Halogeometricum sp. S3BR5-2:
GTTGTGTCGGCTTCTTTCCGTCCACGTTGTCGAGAGCGTCTTGCAATTCCTCGACGGAGATCTCGTCGAGATGATTCACTAGCTACTGCAACTATCTCTGAGTAAAAAGTTCTACCGGTTACTATAGAAGAACGCACCGACGGCGAACGTGGAGCCGGCCGAGTGACAGCCGATTAAGCCTTTACGTCGTAGCCAGCCTGTTCGATTGCCGCGTTCACGTCGTCGTCTGAGACTCCATCCTCGAGGACTACGTCGACCGTGTCAGCGTCGTGATTGGCCTCGACCCGACTCACACCGTCGAGGTTTCGCAGGGCGGTCTCCACGTTCTGTT
This window contains:
- a CDS encoding heavy-metal-associated domain-containing protein, producing the protein MERKTISVTGMSCNGCEQNVETALRNLDGVSRVEANHDADTVDVVLEDGVSDDDVNAAIEQAGYDVKA